One window of Parambassis ranga chromosome 3, fParRan2.1, whole genome shotgun sequence genomic DNA carries:
- the LOC114433718 gene encoding potassium voltage-gated channel subfamily G member 4-like, protein MPIISNANHDFGTYSISSDDSSLDRFFTEIPETDTLKGVYFQRAQLLRDPKASYVVDHTLQVLINVGGNRYTFPWSTLEQFPQSRLGRLRFCTTPEEIARLCDDYDETCREYFFDRNPTAFRVILNFLAAGKLRLLRELCAVSLHDELDYWGVDPGHMERCCRRRMLTRVEEVAERERKEKEWRQKRLMLKKGSAQAEGGHRRLVAALREVMENPHSGLAGKTFACLSIVMVMVTVISLCISTMPDLRDEENRGECSQKCQHMFVVESICVAWFTLEFVLRFVNAPSKLAFARGPLNVIDAIAILPYYVSLLVDIKDESQEDVIMGAGRGYLDKLSLILRLLRALRILYVMRLARHSLGLQTLGMTMQRSMREFGLLLLFVCVAVALFSPLVHLAESELAPFAATHPHHSFSSIPASYWWAIISMTTVGYGDMVPRSIPGQVVALTSILSGILIMAFPATSIFHTFSRSYQELKQEYERLWKEERDGEVAAEESWLLDDLTSKDDQLTSNKTLQPTLPATAF, encoded by the exons ATGCCCATCATCAGCAACGCCAACCATGACTTCGGCACCTACTCCATCAGCAGCGATGACAGCAGTCTGGACCGCTTCTTCACCGAGATCCCAGAGACCGACACCCTCAAGGGGGTCTACTTCCAGCGCGCCCAGCTGCTCCGTGACCCCAAGGCCTCGTATGTGGTCGACCACACCCTGCAGGTTCTCATCAATGTGGGGGGGAACCGCTACACCTTCCCCTGGAGCACCTTGGAGCAGTTTCCCCAGAGTCGCCTGGGACGCCTGCGCTTCTGCACCACCCCGGAGGAGATCGCACGGCTCTGCGACGACTACGACGAGACTTGCCGGGAGTACTTCTTCGACCGAAACCCCACCGCCTTCAGGGTCATCCTCAACTTCCTGGCTGCGGGCAAACTGCGGCTGCTTCGAGAGCTGTGTGCCGTCTCGCTGCACGATGAGCTCGATTACTGGGGCGTGGACCCGGGCCACATGGAgcgctgctgccgccgccgcatGCTGACCCGCGTGGAGGAGGTGGCCGAGCGAGAGCGCAAAGAGAAGGAGTGGAGGCAGAAGAGGCTGATGCTGAAGAAAGGCAGCGCTCAGGCTGAGGGCGGACACCGCAGGCTGGTCGCAGCGCTGCGGGAGGTGATGGAGAACCCTCACTCCGGATTGGCTGGAAAGACGTTTGCCTGCCTCTCCATCGTCATGGTGATGGTCACCGTCATCAGCTTGTGCATCAGCACCATGCCCGACCTCAGGGACGAGGAGAACAGG ggcgAGTGCTCCCAGAAGTGTCAGCACATGTTCGTGGTGGAGTCCATCTGCGTGGCCTGGTTCACGCTGGAGTTCGTGCTGCGGTTCGTCAACGCTCCGAGTAAGCTGGCCTTCGCTCGAGGCCCGCTCAACGTCATCGACGCCATCGCCATCTTGCCGTACTACGTGTCCCTGCTGGTGGACATCAAAGACGAGTCTCAGGAGGATGTCATCATGGGCGCCGGCAGAGGCTACCTGGACAAGTTGAGCCTGATCCTGCGCCTGCTGCGGGCGCTGCGCATCCTGTACGTGATGCGGCTGGCTCGCCACTCCCTGGGCCTGCAGACGCTCGGGATGACCATGCAGCGCAGCATGCGGGAGTTCggcctcctgctgctcttcgTTTGCGTCGCCGTCGCGCTCTTCTCGCCGCTGGTCCACCTGGCAGAGAGCGAGCTGGCGCCGTTTGCCGCCACGCACCCCCACCACAGCTTCAGCAGCATCCCCGCCTCCTACTGGTGGGCCATCATCTCCATGACGACGGTGGGCTACGGCGACATGGTGCCCCGCAGCATCCCCGGGCAGGTGGTGGCGCTGACCAGCATCCTGAGCGGCATCCTGATCATGGCGTTCCCCGCCACCTCCATCTTCCACACGTTTTCCCGCTCCTACCAGGAGCTGAAGCAGGAGTACGAGCGGCTGTGGAAGGAGGAGCGCGACGGGGAGGTGGCCGCCGAGGAGAGCTGGCTCCTCGATGACCTCACGTCCAAAGACGATCAGCTGACGTCTAATAAAACTCTTCAGCCCACGCTTCCAGCGACGGCGTTCTGA